A single region of the Arthrobacter sp. zg-Y820 genome encodes:
- a CDS encoding pyridoxal phosphate-dependent aminotransferase has translation MAEFKQSHKLHNVLYDIRGPLLEHAQRMEAAGHRILKLNIGNPAPFGFEAPEAILVDMVRHLPKAQGYSDSRGIFSARTAVVQYYQSRGIQSIDVDDVYLGNGVSELITLSMQALLNTGDEILVPAPDYPLWTASVSLAGGTAVHYLCDEDAHWWPDVEDLESKITDRTKGIVLINPNNPTGAVYPEHIVKAIVDLARKHGLIIFSDEIYEKILYDDAVHINSAAVTGDDVLCLTFSGLSKAYRIAGYRSGWMAISGPKHEAADYIEGINLLANMRLCANVPGQHAIQTALGGYQSINDLILPGGRLKAQRDLAHKMLNDIPGVSCELSMGALYLFPKLDPEVYPIASDEQFALDLLKQQKILVSVGTAFNWVRPDHFRMVTLPNVEDIEDAMIRLGEFLSTYRQ, from the coding sequence ATGGCAGAATTCAAGCAGTCGCACAAGCTCCACAACGTTCTCTATGACATCCGGGGGCCGCTGCTGGAGCATGCGCAGCGCATGGAGGCGGCCGGCCACCGGATCCTGAAGCTGAACATCGGCAATCCGGCGCCGTTCGGCTTCGAGGCCCCCGAAGCCATCCTGGTGGACATGGTGCGCCACCTGCCCAAGGCCCAGGGCTACAGCGACTCCCGCGGCATCTTCTCCGCCCGCACCGCCGTCGTGCAGTACTACCAGAGCCGGGGCATCCAGAGCATCGACGTCGACGACGTCTACCTGGGCAACGGCGTCAGCGAACTGATCACCCTGTCCATGCAGGCGCTGCTGAACACCGGCGACGAAATCCTGGTGCCGGCACCGGATTATCCGCTGTGGACCGCGTCGGTGTCGCTGGCCGGCGGCACCGCCGTGCACTACCTGTGCGACGAAGACGCGCACTGGTGGCCCGACGTCGAGGATCTTGAATCCAAGATCACCGACCGCACCAAGGGCATCGTGCTGATCAACCCGAACAACCCCACCGGCGCCGTCTATCCCGAACACATCGTCAAGGCCATCGTGGACCTGGCCCGCAAGCACGGGCTGATCATTTTCTCCGACGAGATCTACGAGAAGATCCTGTACGACGACGCCGTGCACATCAACTCGGCCGCCGTCACCGGCGACGACGTGCTGTGCCTGACGTTCAGCGGCCTGTCCAAGGCATACCGGATCGCCGGCTATCGCAGCGGCTGGATGGCGATTTCCGGGCCCAAGCACGAGGCCGCCGACTACATCGAGGGCATCAACCTGCTGGCGAACATGCGGCTGTGCGCCAATGTTCCGGGCCAGCACGCGATCCAGACCGCGCTGGGCGGCTACCAGAGCATCAACGACCTGATTCTGCCCGGCGGCCGGCTGAAAGCACAGCGCGACCTCGCCCACAAGATGCTCAACGACATTCCCGGCGTCAGCTGCGAGCTGTCAATGGGGGCGCTGTACCTGTTCCCGAAGCTGGATCCGGAGGTCTATCCGATCGCCAGCGACGAGCAGTTCGCCCTGGACCTGCTCAAGCAGCAGAAGATCCTGGTCTCCGTGGGCACGGCCTTCAACTGGGTGCGTCCGGACCACTTCCGGATGGTCACGCTGCCCAACGTGGAGGACATCGAGGACGCCATGATCCGGCTCGGCGAGTTCCTGAGCACGTACAGGCAGTAG
- a CDS encoding ABC transporter substrate-binding protein: MTQHMRRNSRRRGLTALAGSFTLALALAGCSGGGGGDPLASESPSETAASGAAEAIVVGSADFPESSTLAEIYAGALNGAGIPAETKLGIGSREVYLPALEDGSINLIPEYTGALLVGVDPETDSVDASEIVDALPDALPEGLVILEPSEAENKDAMVVTAATAEKYQLESIEDLAKVCDQLTLAAPAEFAERAQGLAGLKDKYGCEFKEFTPIGDSGGPLTVDALLNDDVQVADIYTTTPAIEENDLVVLEDPKQNWPAQQVVPLASADALTDEATEVLNRVSAQLTTEDLIELNQAVSGDQKLDPSEAARTWLEEKGFA, encoded by the coding sequence ATGACCCAGCACATGCGCCGGAACTCCCGGCGGAGGGGCCTGACGGCCCTGGCCGGAAGCTTCACCCTGGCTCTCGCCCTGGCCGGTTGCAGCGGCGGCGGTGGCGGCGACCCCCTGGCCTCGGAATCGCCGTCGGAAACGGCAGCGTCCGGAGCCGCGGAGGCCATTGTTGTGGGCTCGGCCGATTTCCCGGAGTCCAGCACCCTTGCCGAGATTTACGCCGGAGCGCTGAACGGAGCCGGAATTCCGGCCGAAACCAAACTCGGCATCGGTTCGCGCGAGGTCTACCTGCCCGCCCTGGAAGACGGATCCATCAACTTGATTCCGGAATACACCGGCGCCCTGCTGGTGGGAGTTGATCCCGAGACCGACTCGGTGGACGCCTCCGAGATCGTCGACGCTCTGCCCGATGCCCTGCCCGAGGGCCTGGTCATTCTGGAACCCTCCGAAGCCGAGAACAAGGACGCCATGGTCGTCACCGCGGCCACGGCCGAGAAGTACCAGCTGGAGAGCATCGAGGACCTCGCCAAGGTCTGCGACCAGCTCACCCTGGCCGCCCCGGCCGAGTTCGCCGAGCGCGCGCAGGGGCTGGCCGGCCTCAAGGATAAGTACGGCTGCGAGTTCAAGGAATTCACGCCGATTGGCGACAGCGGCGGTCCGCTCACCGTGGATGCCCTGCTGAACGACGACGTGCAAGTGGCTGACATTTATACGACGACGCCGGCCATCGAGGAAAACGACCTCGTGGTCCTGGAAGATCCCAAGCAGAACTGGCCTGCCCAGCAGGTGGTTCCGCTGGCCTCGGCGGACGCGCTCACCGACGAAGCCACCGAGGTGCTGAACCGGGTGTCGGCGCAGCTGACCACCGAGGACCTGATCGAGCTGAACCAGGCCGTGAGCGGAGACCAGAAGCTGGATCCCAGCGAAGCGGCCCGGACCTGGCTGGAAGAAAAGGGCTTCGCCTAG
- a CDS encoding ABC transporter permease subunit — protein sequence MTIPRTDYTSTNALGQGWEWLTDPANWTGAAGIPVRTLEHLQYTGLTLLIAIAIAVPVGLYIGHTGRGQVAVVAVSGLLRALPTLGMLTLFVLLAGLGLMPPIWSLVLLAVPPLLAGTYSGIASVDRSVVDSARSMGLTELQILFRVEVPNGLKVLFGGLRGATLQVVATAAVVAMINLGGLGRYLIDGLALADYGRVFGGAVLIAALALAVDGMIALAARFLISPGLREGRPSAAAAGAGSVTIPTGGGPAAAGSQGGKQ from the coding sequence GTGACGATTCCCCGAACCGACTACACCAGCACCAACGCCCTGGGACAGGGCTGGGAATGGCTCACCGACCCTGCCAACTGGACCGGCGCCGCCGGGATTCCGGTGCGGACCCTGGAGCACCTGCAGTACACCGGGCTGACCCTGCTGATCGCCATCGCCATCGCCGTCCCGGTGGGCCTGTACATCGGCCACACCGGACGCGGCCAGGTGGCCGTCGTCGCTGTCTCCGGCTTGCTGCGCGCACTGCCGACGCTGGGCATGCTGACCCTCTTCGTCCTGCTGGCCGGGCTCGGCCTGATGCCGCCGATCTGGTCCCTGGTGCTGCTGGCGGTGCCGCCGCTGCTGGCCGGAACGTACTCCGGGATCGCTTCAGTGGACCGCAGCGTGGTGGACTCGGCCCGCAGCATGGGGCTGACCGAGCTGCAGATCCTGTTCCGGGTGGAAGTCCCCAACGGGCTGAAGGTTCTCTTCGGCGGTTTGCGCGGCGCCACCCTCCAGGTTGTTGCCACCGCTGCCGTGGTGGCCATGATCAACCTCGGCGGACTGGGACGGTACCTGATCGACGGCCTGGCCCTGGCCGACTACGGGCGGGTCTTCGGCGGCGCGGTGCTCATCGCTGCGCTGGCGCTCGCCGTCGACGGCATGATTGCCTTGGCAGCACGATTCTTGATTTCACCCGGCCTGCGGGAGGGCCGCCCGTCGGCGGCGGCCGCCGGGGCCGGGAGCGTAACCATACCGACCGGAGGCGGACCTGCCGCTGCCGGCTCACAAGGAGGAAAACAATGA
- a CDS encoding Lrp/AsnC family transcriptional regulator: MGNLDAVDLKLLLELVRNPRAQIGDLSETLGIARNTTQSHLKHLDRAGLIRPGGRDVDLARLGYDVLAFVTIEVSHRELDTVIAGLRTLPQVLEVHEISGHGDVWCRLAATDTQQLQTALRFVLRIKGVIRTETVLALHEHIPYRSEPLLEKLVPPA, from the coding sequence ATGGGCAACTTGGACGCGGTTGATCTGAAGCTGCTGCTGGAGCTGGTGCGGAACCCGCGGGCCCAGATCGGCGACCTCAGCGAAACGCTGGGCATCGCCCGGAACACCACCCAGAGCCATCTGAAGCATTTGGACCGGGCCGGGCTGATCCGCCCGGGCGGTCGGGACGTGGATCTGGCACGGCTGGGCTACGACGTGCTGGCGTTTGTCACCATTGAGGTTTCGCACCGGGAACTGGATACCGTGATTGCCGGGCTCCGCACCCTGCCGCAGGTCCTGGAGGTTCACGAGATCTCCGGGCACGGCGACGTCTGGTGCCGGCTGGCGGCCACTGACACGCAGCAGCTGCAGACGGCCCTGCGTTTCGTGCTGCGGATCAAGGGGGTGATCCGCACCGAGACGGTGCTGGCCCTGCACGAGCACATTCCCTACCGGAGTGAGCCGCTGCTGGAAAAGCTGGTGCCTCCGGCCTAG
- a CDS encoding NUDIX hydrolase produces the protein MAEDFDVRIGAYAVVISGGSILLSHWNDHGYSSWTLPGGGLELREDAPAAVVREVREETGFTVEPEELLGVDSIFIPPEHRFPGESRRLLHALRIIYSARITSGVLTHELGGSTDKAEWVPLDRISELGPAPLVQVGLKLAIRNAACSE, from the coding sequence GTGGCTGAGGACTTCGACGTCCGGATCGGCGCGTATGCCGTGGTGATATCCGGCGGCAGCATCCTGCTCTCGCACTGGAACGACCACGGCTATTCCAGCTGGACCCTGCCCGGCGGGGGACTGGAGCTGCGCGAAGACGCCCCCGCCGCCGTCGTGCGGGAAGTCCGGGAGGAGACCGGCTTCACCGTGGAACCCGAAGAGCTGCTGGGCGTGGACAGCATCTTCATTCCGCCGGAACACCGCTTCCCCGGCGAAAGCCGCCGGCTCCTCCACGCCCTGCGGATCATCTACAGCGCCCGGATCACTTCGGGAGTGCTGACCCACGAGCTCGGCGGCAGCACCGACAAAGCGGAGTGGGTGCCGCTGGACCGGATTTCCGAGCTGGGCCCGGCACCCCTGGTGCAGGTGGGGCTGAAGCTGGCCATCCGCAACGCCGCCTGTTCCGAGTGA
- a CDS encoding ATP-binding cassette domain-containing protein — protein MISFRGVTKSFAGSPAPAVDGLSMDIARGSITVFVGPSGCGKTTSLRMINRMIEPTAGSITVDGTDVSVVKAPELRRSMGYVMQSAGLMPHRTVLDNVATVPRLLGQSKARARARAAELLDVVGLAPSLGGRYPAQLSGGQQQRVGVARALAADPPVLLMDEPFSAVDPVVRAELQEELLRLQRDLAKTIVFVTHDIDEATILGDRVAVFAVGGRLAQYAAPEEILRAPVDDFVAGFVGRDRGFRHLSFQAGQDVPLHPVQLLEPAMLADPSVAVAGAWALAVDDGGRPLGWVPRGNRAAVTTPAQLVPGGSLYREGENLRKALDAALSSPAGLGVAVDAEQRVIGAIRPAEVLAQIEAARLQRSGG, from the coding sequence ATGATCAGCTTCCGCGGCGTGACGAAGTCCTTCGCCGGCTCCCCGGCACCTGCCGTGGACGGCCTCAGCATGGACATTGCCCGCGGTTCCATCACTGTTTTCGTGGGTCCGTCCGGATGCGGAAAGACAACGTCCCTGCGCATGATCAACCGGATGATCGAACCCACGGCCGGGTCCATCACCGTGGACGGCACCGATGTCAGCGTGGTCAAGGCGCCGGAACTGCGGCGGTCGATGGGGTACGTCATGCAGTCCGCCGGCCTGATGCCGCACCGCACGGTGCTGGACAACGTGGCCACCGTTCCCCGGCTGCTTGGGCAGTCCAAGGCCCGGGCCCGGGCGCGGGCCGCGGAACTGCTCGACGTCGTCGGACTCGCCCCGTCGCTGGGCGGACGCTACCCGGCCCAGCTCTCCGGCGGCCAGCAGCAGCGCGTGGGGGTGGCCCGGGCGCTCGCCGCCGATCCGCCGGTGCTGCTCATGGACGAACCCTTCAGCGCCGTGGACCCCGTGGTCCGCGCCGAGCTGCAGGAGGAGCTGCTGCGCCTGCAGCGGGACCTGGCCAAGACCATTGTGTTTGTCACCCACGACATCGACGAGGCGACCATCCTCGGGGACCGGGTGGCCGTATTTGCCGTGGGCGGGCGGCTGGCGCAGTACGCGGCGCCCGAGGAGATCCTGCGTGCCCCAGTGGACGATTTCGTGGCGGGGTTTGTCGGCCGGGACCGCGGCTTCCGGCACCTATCCTTCCAGGCGGGACAGGATGTTCCGCTGCATCCGGTGCAGCTGCTGGAGCCGGCAATGCTGGCGGATCCGTCAGTGGCGGTCGCCGGTGCCTGGGCGCTGGCGGTCGACGACGGCGGCCGGCCGCTGGGCTGGGTGCCGAGGGGGAACCGGGCTGCCGTCACCACCCCGGCGCAGCTGGTGCCCGGCGGCTCGCTGTACCGGGAAGGCGAGAACCTGCGCAAGGCCCTCGACGCCGCACTGTCCTCACCCGCCGGGCTCGGCGTGGCGGTGGATGCCGAGCAGCGCGTGATCGGTGCCATCCGGCCCGCCGAAGTGCTGGCCCAGATCGAGGCGGCCCGGCTGCAGCGGAGCGGAGGCTGA
- a CDS encoding BadF/BadG/BcrA/BcrD ATPase family protein: MQNSSEGPAAGSGPSVIGLDIGGTKTHGLLLRDGAPAAEATAGSANVQNVSPAQAAANLAEIFTALGAGSVDRVIAGSGGIDTDDDAAALRALIAPHAPEAVVDVIHDTRLILAAGESPAGIALIAGTGSVAWGLSRTGQEARSGGWGYLLGDEGSAYWIAREAVRHTLRCFNRGLEPDLLAESLLRACSVTEPVQLISLFHADSAGRRYWASKAGVVFDAALQGSGAGAEIVEGAARHLAGLAADTARLLGIAGPVVVGGGLGRHQPLLRDRLRQDLERAGLEDIRFLQQDPVYGARYLAARDQPRG, translated from the coding sequence ATGCAGAATTCCAGTGAGGGACCCGCCGCCGGGTCCGGGCCCAGCGTCATCGGACTCGACATCGGCGGCACCAAGACCCACGGACTGCTCCTGCGCGACGGCGCTCCCGCCGCGGAAGCGACAGCCGGCAGCGCCAATGTGCAGAACGTCAGTCCGGCACAAGCCGCAGCCAATCTTGCCGAGATCTTCACAGCGCTGGGAGCCGGTTCGGTTGACCGCGTCATCGCCGGCTCCGGCGGCATTGACACCGACGACGACGCCGCCGCCCTCCGCGCGCTGATCGCTCCGCACGCTCCGGAGGCAGTGGTGGACGTAATCCACGACACCCGGCTGATCCTGGCCGCAGGGGAGAGCCCGGCCGGCATCGCGCTGATTGCCGGCACCGGCTCGGTGGCGTGGGGGCTGAGCCGCACCGGCCAGGAAGCCCGCTCCGGCGGATGGGGCTACCTGTTGGGCGACGAGGGCAGCGCTTACTGGATCGCCCGGGAAGCCGTCCGCCACACCCTGCGCTGCTTCAACCGCGGACTGGAACCCGACCTGCTGGCGGAGTCCCTGCTGCGGGCCTGCTCCGTGACGGAGCCGGTGCAGCTCATCTCGCTGTTCCACGCCGACTCCGCCGGACGGCGCTACTGGGCGTCCAAGGCCGGTGTGGTGTTCGATGCCGCGCTGCAGGGGAGCGGCGCCGGCGCCGAGATCGTCGAGGGTGCCGCCCGCCACCTGGCCGGGCTGGCCGCTGACACGGCACGCCTGCTCGGCATTGCGGGCCCGGTGGTGGTCGGCGGCGGCCTGGGCAGGCATCAGCCGCTGCTCCGGGACCGGCTGCGGCAGGACCTGGAACGGGCCGGGCTGGAAGACATCCGGTTCCTGCAGCAGGACCCCGTCTACGGCGCCCGCTACCTCGCGGCGCGGGACCAGCCGCGTGGCTGA
- a CDS encoding MFS transporter yields the protein MTVLNELRMRPAAAGRREWDAARRPRLLLTLAIMTTLLVGANLATPLYPLLGERLGLTHFGVTVAFAAYVLVLVAGLLLVGHWSDFIGRRAALVLASVVSLLGGVLFGTATGMGALIAGRALQGASVALATGASSAALRELLPHRPEWATRFTLLVSAGGVAAGPVIGGLLSLLPAPTLTPFLIHFVVLAGLLVPLCLLKARPAIAVPPLGRALAALRPRRLAVSHQARSQFWMASVTGFLSFAVFGFYLSLAPTYFAGIAGTSSRPVVGLLAALALAASAVSQLTGVRGRLVVPAGLALMGTGVALIPAAGALGSVPLLVAASLAAGFGQGMAFRTVFNDVAAKVEPAQHAQIISTVYVITYLGSAIPVLGLGAAGAAWGLPSAVAWFSAAIALSCAVLCVFALIRSRKKAA from the coding sequence TTGACAGTCCTCAATGAACTTCGGATGCGGCCCGCCGCGGCCGGGCGCCGCGAATGGGATGCAGCCCGGCGGCCCCGGCTGCTGCTGACACTGGCAATCATGACCACCCTGCTGGTGGGCGCCAACCTCGCCACGCCGCTTTATCCGCTGCTCGGGGAGCGGCTGGGGCTGACCCACTTCGGGGTGACAGTGGCCTTTGCCGCCTATGTGCTGGTCCTGGTGGCCGGTCTGCTGCTGGTGGGGCACTGGTCCGACTTCATTGGCCGCCGGGCAGCACTGGTGCTGGCCAGCGTTGTCAGCCTCCTCGGCGGCGTGCTGTTCGGAACCGCCACCGGCATGGGCGCGCTGATCGCCGGCCGTGCGCTGCAGGGAGCGTCGGTGGCCCTGGCCACCGGTGCCAGTTCCGCGGCGCTGCGGGAGCTGCTGCCGCACCGGCCGGAGTGGGCCACCCGGTTTACGCTTCTGGTCTCCGCCGGCGGCGTGGCGGCCGGTCCGGTGATCGGCGGCCTGCTGTCGCTGCTGCCTGCCCCCACCCTGACCCCGTTCCTGATCCATTTCGTGGTCCTCGCCGGGCTGCTGGTTCCGCTGTGCCTGCTGAAGGCACGCCCCGCCATTGCCGTGCCGCCGCTGGGCCGGGCGCTGGCCGCCCTGCGTCCGCGCCGCCTGGCGGTCTCCCACCAGGCTCGGTCCCAGTTCTGGATGGCCTCCGTCACCGGATTCCTGAGCTTCGCCGTTTTCGGCTTTTACCTGTCCCTGGCGCCGACCTACTTCGCCGGCATCGCCGGCACCTCCTCCCGCCCCGTCGTCGGGCTGCTGGCCGCCCTGGCGCTGGCGGCCTCGGCCGTCAGCCAGCTCACCGGTGTCCGCGGACGCCTGGTGGTGCCGGCCGGGCTGGCGCTGATGGGAACCGGCGTCGCGCTGATCCCGGCGGCGGGCGCCCTGGGCAGCGTTCCCCTGCTGGTGGCCGCCTCCCTGGCGGCCGGCTTCGGCCAGGGGATGGCCTTCCGGACGGTGTTCAACGACGTCGCGGCAAAGGTGGAACCGGCACAGCACGCCCAGATCATCAGCACGGTTTACGTGATCACCTATCTGGGCAGCGCCATTCCCGTGCTCGGACTGGGCGCCGCCGGTGCGGCATGGGGCCTGCCGTCGGCCGTGGCCTGGTTCTCCGCGGCCATCGCCCTCAGCTGCGCCGTCCTGTGCGTGTTCGCGCTGATCCGGTCCCGCAAAAAAGCCGCCTGA
- the xseA gene encoding exodeoxyribonuclease VII large subunit has product MQDPLDPLDPSGADEKAPTSLPKTAAETTPENPWPLQLLSKNLKTYIDRAPATWVEGQIIELNKRANASYITLRDVDAEISLSLTVWSTVMNRLELPLERGARVVAQVKPDFWVKTGRLSMQTRDIRPVGIGDLLARIERLRQSLAAEGLFREDRKLPLPLLPGRIGLITGRNSDAMKDVMKNAALRWPAVAFEVREVAVQGVNAVAEVTRALAQLDAMPEVDVIVIARGGGSLEDLLPFSHEDLVRAVSAASTPVVSAIGHEADRPLLDEVADLRASTPTDAAKRIVPDVGEELHRIAAARAQLRRIVELTVGREKERLNHIRSRPVMAAPQTMIDGRAQDVSRLRERALSCMVSEVRRDTDRISHLRAQVRALSPQNTLDRGYAVVQLADGAVVRDAAAVPDAAQLRIRVAVGELAATAAPRTAEPPARE; this is encoded by the coding sequence ATGCAAGACCCCCTAGACCCCCTGGACCCCTCCGGTGCCGACGAAAAGGCTCCCACGAGCCTTCCGAAGACCGCCGCGGAAACGACTCCCGAGAATCCCTGGCCGCTGCAGCTGCTCTCGAAGAACCTCAAGACGTACATCGACCGTGCCCCCGCCACCTGGGTGGAGGGGCAGATCATCGAGCTGAACAAGCGCGCCAACGCCTCCTACATCACGCTGCGCGACGTCGATGCGGAGATCTCCCTCTCGCTGACCGTCTGGAGCACCGTAATGAACCGGCTGGAGCTGCCGCTGGAGCGCGGCGCCCGGGTGGTGGCCCAGGTGAAACCCGATTTCTGGGTCAAGACCGGCCGGCTGTCCATGCAGACCCGCGACATCCGCCCGGTGGGGATCGGTGACCTGCTGGCCCGGATCGAGCGCCTGCGGCAGTCCCTGGCCGCCGAAGGTCTGTTCCGCGAGGACCGGAAGCTGCCGCTGCCGCTGCTGCCCGGACGGATCGGGCTCATCACCGGCCGCAATTCCGACGCCATGAAGGACGTCATGAAGAACGCCGCGCTGCGCTGGCCTGCGGTGGCCTTCGAGGTACGCGAAGTCGCCGTGCAGGGCGTAAACGCCGTCGCCGAGGTCACCCGGGCGCTGGCCCAGCTCGACGCCATGCCCGAGGTGGACGTCATCGTGATCGCACGCGGCGGCGGGTCCCTGGAGGATCTGCTGCCGTTCAGCCATGAGGACCTGGTTCGGGCGGTCTCCGCGGCGTCCACCCCGGTGGTCAGCGCCATCGGACACGAGGCGGACCGGCCGCTGCTGGACGAGGTGGCCGACCTGCGGGCCTCCACCCCCACCGATGCCGCGAAGCGGATCGTGCCGGATGTGGGCGAGGAGCTGCACCGCATTGCCGCCGCCCGGGCGCAGCTTCGGCGCATCGTGGAGCTGACCGTTGGCCGGGAAAAGGAGCGGCTGAACCACATCCGGTCCCGGCCGGTGATGGCGGCGCCGCAGACCATGATCGACGGGCGTGCGCAGGATGTCTCGCGCCTGCGGGAGCGCGCCCTGTCCTGCATGGTGTCGGAGGTCCGGCGGGACACCGACCGCATTTCCCATCTCCGGGCCCAGGTGCGCGCCCTGTCGCCGCAAAACACGCTGGACCGCGGCTACGCCGTCGTGCAGCTGGCCGACGGCGCCGTGGTCCGGGACGCCGCAGCGGTCCCCGACGCGGCGCAGCTGCGCATCCGGGTCGCCGTCGGCGAGCTGGCGGCCACCGCCGCTCCCCGCACCGCAGAGCCGCCCGCGCGTGAATGA
- a CDS encoding exodeoxyribonuclease VII small subunit: protein MNPAANEAAAVPADIEAMSYEQARDELVSVVGRLETGGASLEESLALWERGEQLATRCESWLEGARRRLDAAREQARGE from the coding sequence ATGAACCCCGCAGCAAACGAAGCAGCAGCAGTTCCCGCCGACATCGAGGCCATGAGCTACGAACAGGCCCGCGACGAACTCGTGTCAGTGGTCGGCCGGCTCGAAACCGGCGGCGCCTCGCTCGAAGAGTCGCTCGCCCTGTGGGAGCGCGGCGAGCAGCTCGCCACCCGCTGCGAGTCCTGGCTGGAGGGCGCCCGGCGGCGCCTCGACGCTGCCCGGGAGCAGGCCCGCGGGGAATAG
- a CDS encoding ABC transporter permease — translation MEWFLAHTDQVFRLTGLHLYQSIVPLVLGVLIAVPLAALIRGSSRLRGAVLATGSLLYTIPSLALFVTLPAILGTRILDISNIIIALTIYAVALMLRVAVDAFDSVDDGVRQAAVAMGYRPLRRFLTVDLPLSVPVLIAGLRVVSVSNISMVSVGALIGVENLGFFFRDGLRRYFITEIVVGIVATLVLAFLMDLVFVLLQRALTPWLRAGRKAGAADGGSGPGKPGGRRSGRGGGSAGTGAPLRAGTGAAAPDIALKGA, via the coding sequence GTGGAGTGGTTCCTCGCGCACACCGACCAGGTGTTCCGGCTGACCGGGCTGCACCTGTACCAGTCGATCGTGCCGCTGGTGCTCGGCGTCCTCATCGCCGTGCCCCTGGCCGCCCTGATCCGCGGCAGCAGCCGGCTGCGCGGCGCCGTGCTCGCCACCGGATCGCTGCTCTACACCATTCCGTCGCTGGCCCTGTTCGTCACGCTGCCGGCGATCCTGGGGACCCGCATCCTTGACATCAGCAACATCATCATTGCCCTGACGATCTACGCCGTCGCGCTGATGCTCCGGGTGGCGGTGGACGCCTTCGACTCGGTCGACGACGGCGTGCGGCAAGCCGCCGTGGCGATGGGCTACCGGCCCCTGCGCCGGTTCCTGACCGTTGACCTGCCGCTGTCGGTGCCGGTGCTGATTGCCGGGCTGCGGGTGGTGTCGGTCAGCAACATCTCGATGGTCAGCGTGGGGGCGCTGATCGGAGTGGAAAACCTGGGCTTCTTCTTCCGGGACGGCCTGCGCCGCTATTTCATCACCGAAATTGTGGTGGGCATCGTCGCGACCCTGGTGCTGGCCTTCCTGATGGACCTGGTGTTCGTGCTGCTGCAGCGCGCCCTGACGCCGTGGCTGCGGGCGGGCCGGAAGGCAGGGGCGGCCGACGGCGGATCCGGGCCGGGCAAACCGGGCGGCCGGCGCAGCGGTCGCGGCGGCGGCAGTGCCGGCACCGGTGCGCCGCTGCGGGCGGGCACCGGAGCTGCCGCCCCGGACATCGCACTGAAGGGGGCGTAG